The Streptomyces sp. NBC_00335 DNA window AGCACGACTTCGACAAGATCTCGCGAGTGGTCTACAACCGCCTGAAGCCCGGCAACACCGAGACGTACGGTCTGCTCGACTTCGACTCCACCATCAACTACATGAAGGGCCAGAGCACGTTGGACGTCGGTTCGGTCGACGCCCTCCGAAAGCTGGATGACCCGTACAACACGTACAAGATCAAGGGTCTGCCCGCAGGTCCGATCGGTAACCCGGGCCCCGACGCGCTTAAGTCGGCGCTCAATCCGGAGCCGGGCCCCTGGTACTACTTCGTGTCGGTGAATGAGGACAAGACTCTATTCGCGGTGACAAACGACGAGCACAACCGAAACCGTGAAGAGTACGAGAAGCAGCGCGGGCGCTAGTGGGCCGGGCGCTTGAGAATGCCACTGACGGGCCCCCGCCCGGCCGCAAGGCCAGGTGGGGGCCCGCTCTAGTGCTGAATTCGGTCTATTTCGTAAATTTGACCTCAGTTGGGCCGGTTTGGGCTCGCTGGATATCCGTGCATCCGGTTCTTCGCTTGCGGGAATTGCGGGATCCGGTGCTGCGGTGGTTGGCAATACGTCCCAGCAGCAAGCCTCTAGGGTGCTCGGCTGGGTGCAACGCGTTGGATGCTAAAATTCCTTCCCGTGATGAGGGGAACCGGAAATCAATGCTTTAGGAGCGCGATGCACCGCAGGCGGGCCGCGGTGCTGGGTTCGCCCATCGAGCACTCCCTCTCGCCGGTGCTGCACCGCGCCGCGTACCAGGAGCTCGGCCTCGGCGAGTGGTCGTACGACCGCTTCGAGATCGACGAGGCCGCGCTCCCCGGTTTCATCGCGCAGCTCGGCCCCGAGTGGGCCGGGCTGTCGCTGACCATGCCGCTCAAGCGGGCGATCATCCCGCTGCTCGACGAGATCAGCGACACGGCCGCCTCCGTGGAGACGGTCAACACCGTCGTCTTCACCGAGGACGGCCGCAAGATCGGTGACAACACCGACATCCCCGGCCTGCTCGCCGCGCTGAGCGAGCAGGGTGTGGAGAAAGTGGAGTCCGCCGCGATCCTCGGCGCCGGCGCCACCGCCTCCTCGGCGCTCGCCGCGCTGGCCCGAGTCTGCACCGGCGAGGTGACCGTCTACGTACGCTCCGAGGCCCGGGCCGCGGAGATGCGCGCGTGGGGCGATCGCCTCGGCGTGGACGTCCGTACGGCCGACTGGTCGCGGGCGGCCGAGGGGCTGGCCGCGCCGCTGGTCATCGCCACCACCCCGGCCGGTGCCACGGACGAACTGGCCGCCTCCGTTCCCGCCGCCGCGGGCACCCTCTTCGACGTCCTGTACGACCCCTGGCCCACGCCCCTGGCCGCGGCCTGGACGCAGCGCGGGGGCAAGCTCCTCGGTGGCCTCGACCTCCTGGTCCACCAGGCGGTCCTCCAGGTCGAGCTGATGACCGGCTGTCCCACCGCTCCGCTCGGGGCCATGCGCGCCGCGGGCGAGGCGGCGCTGCGCGCCCGCCACTGAGCCGAAACGGAACCTTTCTAGATCCACATGTCGCCCCGGGCCCGGGTGTACCGCCGTCCGATAGCTGGACCGGAGGGCGGTGTACGGGCCCGGACATGGGAGGATCGGGTGAAGGCGGGTCAGGGCCGCGCACCCGATCGCGCCATCGATGAATCAGGCGCGAGCACGAGGAGCATCGTTGAGCAGGTTGCGTTGGCTGACGGCCGGGGAATCCCACGGCCCGGCTCTGGTAGCGACGCTGGAGGGGCTTCCCGCCGGCGTCCCGGTCACCACCGAGCTGGTGGCCGACCACCTCGCCCGGCGCCGGCTCGGCTACGGCCGCGGTGCCCGGATGAAGTTCGAGCAGGACGAGGTGACATTTCTCGGGGGTGTTCGCCACGGACTTTCCCTCGGCTCCCCGGTCGCCGTGATGGTGGGCAACAGCGAGTGGCCCAAGTGGGAAACGGTCATGTCGGCCGACCCGGTCGACCCCTCGCTCCTCAAGGACACCGGCCGCAACGCGCCGCTGACCCGGCCGCGCCCCGGCCACGCCGACCTCGCCGGCATGCAGAAGTACGGCTTCGACGAGGCCCGGCCGATCCTGGAGCGCGCCAGCGCCCGTGAGACCGCCGCCCGCGTGGCCCTCGGCGCCGTCGCCCGGTCCTTCCTCAAGGAGGTCGCGGGCATCGAGATCGTCTCCCACGTCGTGGAGCTGGCGGCCGCCAAGGCCCCGTACGGCGTCTACCCGACCCCCGCCGACGTCGAGAAGCTCGACGCCGACCCGGTGCGCTGCCTCGACGCCGACGCGTCGAAGGCGATGGTCGCGGAGATCGACCAGGCCCACAAGGACGGCGACACCCTCGGCGGCGTCGTCGAGGTCCTCGCCTACGGCGTGCCCGTCGGCCTCGGCTCGCACGTGCACTGGGACCGCCGCCTCGACGCGCGCCTCGCGGCCGCGCTCATGGGCATCCAGGCCATCAAGGGCGTGGAGGTCGGCGACGGCTTCGACCTGGCCCGCGTGCCCGGCTCGCAGGCCCACGACGAGATCGTCAACACCCCCGAGGGCATCAAGCGCACCTCCGGCCGCTCCGGCGGCACCGAGGGCGGTCTGACCACGGGTGAGCTGCTGCGCGTACGCGCCGCGATGAAGCCGATCGCGACCGTGCCGAAGGCCCTCGCCACCGTGGACGTCGCCACCGGCGAGGCCACCGTCGCGCACCACCAGCGCTCCGACGTCTGTGCGGTGCCCGCCGCGGGCATCGTCGCCGAGGCCATGGTCGCCCTGGTGCTGGCCGACGCCGTCGTGGAGAAGTTCGGTGGCGACTCCGTCCCGGAGACCCGCCGCAACGTCCGCTCCTACCTCGACAACCTGCAGATCCGGTGACGGGCACCAGCTCGACCGGACCCCTGGTGGTCCTCGTCGGCCCCATGGGGTCCGGCAAGTCCACCGTGGGCGAGCTGATCGCCCAGCGGCTCGGAGTCACCTACCGGGACACCGACGCCGACATCGTCGCGGCCCAGGGCCGGGAGATCTCCGACATCTTCGTGGACGCGGGCGAACCGTACTTCCGTGAGCTGGAGCGGGAAGCGGTCGCCGCGGCCATCGCCGGACACCAGGGCGTCCTCGCCCTCGGCGGCGGCGCCGTCCTCGACGACAAGACGCGCGAGCTGCTGACAGGGCTGCCCGTCGCCTACCTCTCGATGGACGTCGAGGAAGCCGTCAAGCGCGTGGGCCTCGGCGCCGCGCGCCCGCTGCTCGCCGTCAACCCGCGCCGCCAGTGGCGCGAAATGATGGACGCCCGGCGCCCCCTGTACACCGAAGTCGCGCGCGTCGTGGTGGCCACCGACGAGCGCACCCCCGAAGAGGTCGCCCAGGCGGTCCTCGACGCTCTGGAGTTGAAGAACGCATGACGGACAAGGTGACGCGGATCCAGGTCGGCGCGAGCGCCGGGCACGACGCGTACGAGGTGCGGGTCGGCCGGCAGCTGCTCGGCGAGCTGGGCTCCCTGATCGGTACGAAGGCCCAGCGGGTCGCCGTCATCCACCCCGAGGCCCTCGCCTCGACCGGTGAGGCGCTGCGGGACGACCTCGCCGCCCAGGGGTACGAGGCCGTCGCCATCCAGGTGCCGAACGCCGAGGAGGCCAAGACGGCCGAGGTGGCGGCGTACTGCTGGAAGGCGCTGGGCCAGTCCGGCTTCACCCGCAGCGACGTCATCGTCGGCGTCGGCGGGGGATCCACCACCGACCTCGCGGGCTTCGTCGCGGCCTCCTGGCTGCGCGGGGTGCGCTGGATCGCCGTCCCGACCACCATCCTGGCGATGGTGGACGCGGCCGTCGGCGGCAAGACCGGCATCAACACCGCCGAGGGCAAGAACCTCGTCGGCGCCTTCCACCCGCCGGCCGGCGTGCTCTGCGACCTGGCGGCGCTGGAATCGCTGCCGGTCAACGACTACGTCAGCGGTCTCGCCGAGATCATCAAGGCCGGATTCATCTCCGACCCGGTGATCCTCGACCTGATCGAGGCGGACCCCGAGGCGGCGCGCACGCCGGCGGGCCCCCACACGGCCGAGCTGATCTGCCGCTCCATCCAGGTCAAGGCCGACGTGGTCTCCAGCGACCTCAAGGAGGCGGGCCTGCGGGAGATCCTCAACTACGGGCACACCCTCGCGCACGCCATCGAGAAGAACGAGCGCTACAAGTGGCGCCACGGCGCCGCCGTCTCGGTCGGCATGGTCTTCGCCGCCGAACTCGGCCGGCTCGCGGGCCGGCTCGACGACGCGACGGCCGACCGGCACAAGGCCGTCCTGGCCTCGGTGGGTCTGCCGCTGACCTACCGCGGCGACCAGTGGCCCAAGCTGCTGGAGACCATGAAGCTCGACAAGAAGTCCCGGGGCGACCTGCTGCGCTTCATCGTCCTGGACGGGCTGGCGAAGCCGACCGTCCTGGAGGGCCCCGACCCGGCCGTCCTCGTGGCAGCATTCGGCGAGGTCACGGCCTGAGTCCACCAGGGCCGGTACGAACCTGCCCGAACCGGAGCGAAGTGTTCTGTGCCGGTGGGGGCAGTGCCGTCTCACGACCGCGTGACCCGGTGAGCCTCCGGGGTCATATAACGTTCTCGTATCAGTCGTGGTGGAACGAGACGGAGTGGCAGCGGATGCAGCAGGGAGTGGGAGGCGGGGGCTGGGAGCCGCCGGGGAGTCAGCACCCGGCGGCGCCCCCGCATCCGCCCGTACCGCCGGTGGCCGGCTGGCCCGCGCCTCCCGTGCCCTCCGGGCACGCCGCGCCCCTGGCCTCGCCGGGCCCGCCGGACGGCTTCACCGGGCACGTCCCGCTCCCGCCCGTGGCCCCCGGCACCGGCGGCGCCACCCTCGCGGTGCTGCTGATCGGCCCCGCGGGCGCCGGCAAGACCACGGTGGCCCGGCACTGGGCCGGCACCCGGCCCGTCCCGACCGCGCACATCAGCCTGGACGACGTACGGGAATGGGTCTGTTCGGGCTTCGCGGATCCGCAGGCCGGCTGGAACGACCACTCCGAGGCGCAGTACCGCCTCGCCCGCCGCACCTGCGGCTTCGCCGCCCGGAACTTCCTGGCCAACGGGATCTCCTGCATCCTCGACGACGCCGTGTTCCCCGACCGGCCGGTCGTGGGCCTCGGCGGGTGGAAGCGGCACGTCGGGCCCGCTCTGCTGCCGGTCGTCCTGCTGCCCGGCCTGGAGATCGTCCTGGAGCGCAACGCCGCCCGCTCCGGAAACCGGCGGCTCTCCGACGAGGAGGTCGCACGGATCCACGGCCGGATGGCCGGCTGGTACGGATCGGGGCTGCCGATCATCGACAACTCCCACCTGGACGTCGAGGGCACCGCCCGCGCCCTGGACGAGACCCTGGCCCGCGCCATCTCCCAGCCGGCCTACTGAACCGGCCTTCTGGACCTGCCTGCTGGACCGGCCTGCTGACCGGCCCGTCGTATCCCTGCCCGCGGCGCCCGCCGTGCCCGGCCCGGCCCCCGTACGGCCGCGCTCACCAGGCCGGATGCGCGCAGCACTCGTAGGCTCGGAAACATGTCAGACGTGTACGCGGCCCGCCGGGGCCTGCTTCGCGACCGCTGTGCGGCCGCCGGAAACGCCGCCGCACTCATCACGCGTCCGGCGAACGTCCGTTACCTCTCCGGGGCGTCGCCGCTGGGCGCCGTCCTGCTGCTCGGTCCGGGCGGCGAGGACATGTTGTTCTGCGCCGGGCAGCCCACCGGGGAGGCCGACGAGGGACGGCTCGACGAGAACCTGCGGCTCTCCGTGCTGGCCGGCCCCGGAGCGGATCCCGCCGTCGCGGCGGCCGACGCGGCCTTCGCGGCCCGCGCCGAATCCCTGGCCGTCGAGGAGCACCACCTCACCGTCGGCCGGCACCGGGCCCTCGGCTCGGTGGCGCCCGGGCTGCGCCTGGCCGATCTGGGGACCGCGGTGGAACAGCAGCGCCTCGTCAAGGACGAGGAGGAGATCGCCTGCCTGCGGATCGCCGCCGAGATCGCCGACCAGGCCCTCGGGGAGCTGCTGGAATCGATCCTGGTGGGCCGCACCGAACGGCACCTCGCGCTGGAGCTGGAACGCCGCCTGGTGGACCACGGGGCGGACGGCCCCGCCTTCCCGACCTCCGTCGGCACCGGCCCGCACTCCGGCCGCTCCAGGCACCGGCCCTCCGACCGCAGGGTCGAGGAGGGTGATTTCCTCTCCGTCTGCCTCGGCGCGAACTACCGGGGCTACCGCTGCGAGATCGGCCGCACCTTCGTGATCGGCACGACCCCCGCCGACTGGCAGATCGAGCTCTACGAGCTGGTGTTCGCCGCCCAGCGGGCGGGCCGGGAGGCCCTGCTGCCCGGGGCCGCGTACCGCGATGTGGATCACGCGGCCCGCTCCGTACTCGACTCCGCAGGTCACGGCGAGGCCCTCGCGGCGTGGACCGGACACGGTGTCGGTCTCGAAATCGACGAGGACCCGCAGCTTGCACCTACGGCCATGGGTAAACTGGACGCTTGCGTGCCGGTCACCGTCGAGCCGGGGGTTCACCTCCCTGGCCGGGGCGGCGTCCGGATCGATGACACGCTCGTCGTACGCCCCGAGGCGGACGGCGGTCCCGAGCTACTCACCATTACGACCAAGGAGCTGCTCGCGCTCTAGCCCGCGTCGCCGGGCTGTGCGCGCACCCGTGGTCCTCCAGTGCAGGAGATTCCCAAACCGTGGCTTCCACGAACGACCTCAAGAACGGCATGGTGCTCAAGCTCGACGGTGGCCAGCTCTGGTCCGTCGTCGAGTTCCAGCACGTCAAGCCCGGCAAGGGCCCGGCCTTCGTGCGCACCAAGCTGAAGAGCGTCATGTCCGGCAAGGTCGTCGACAAGACGTTCAACGCCGGCACCAAGGTCGAGACGGCCACCATCGACCGCCGCGACATGCAGTTCTCCTACATGGACGGCGAGTACTTTGTGTTCATGGACATGGAGGACTTCGACCAGCTGATGGTCGACAAGAAGGCCGTCGGCGACGCCGCCAACTTCCTGATCGAGGGCTTCACCGCCTCCGTGGCCCGCCACGAGGGCGAGGTGCTCTACGTCGAGCTCCCGGCCGCCGTCGAGCTGACCATCGAGCACACCGACCCGGGCGTCCAGGGCGACCGCTCCACCGGTGGCACCAAGCCGGCGACGCTGGAGACGGGCCACGAGATCCAGGTCCCGCTCTTCATCAACACCGGCGAGAAGATCAAGGTCGACACCCGCACCAGCGACTACCTCGGCCGGGTGAACAGCTAACCGTGGCTGCCCGGAGCAACGCGCGCAAGCGCGCTTTCCAGATCCTGTTCGAGGCCGACCAGCGCGGGGTCTCCGTGCGCGAGGTCCTCGCGGACTGGGTCCGCCACTCGCGGTCGGACACCGACCGCCAGCCCGCGGTGAACGAGTTCACCATGGAACTCGTCGAGGGGTACGCCGACAAGGTGGACCGCATCGACGATCTGATCGCCACCTACGCCGTGGACTGGGACCTCGACCGCATGCCGGTCGTGGACCGGAACATCGTGCGTCTCGGTGCCTACGAGCTGATCTGGGTCGACGGAACCCCGGACGCCGTGGCCATCGACGAGGCCGTCCAGCTGGCCAAGGAGTTCTCCACGGACGAGTCGCCCTCGTTCGTGAACGGACTGCTCGGCCGCTTCAAGGACCTCAAGCCGAAGCTGCGTCGCAGCGAGAGCTGACCGGCGCCGCCGGTACGGCGTGAACGGAGGGCCCGCAGCGCACGCGCGCTGCGGGCCCTCCGTCGTCTGCCCGGACTCGTGGCCGTGACGGCGCCGGAGCTGCCTCGGCGGCCCGGCCGCGGGCATGAAAAACCGGTGGGTGCCGGGAGCCTGTCGGCTCCCGGCACCCACCGGTAAACGTTTCTGCTGAGGCCTGGGGGACTAGATGTCCTCGTGCGCCACCGCGCGACGCGCGTCCGCGTCCAGCACGCCCCAGCTGATCAGCTGCTCGGTCAGGACCGAGGGCGACTGGTCGTAGATGACGGCGAGGGTGCGCAGGTCGTCCTGGCGGATCGAGAGCACCTTGCCGTTGTAGTCGCCGCGCTGGCTCTGGATGGTCGCCGCGTAACGCTGCAGCGGGCCGGCCTTCTCGGCGGGTACGTGGGCCAGGCGCTCCAGGTCCAGGCGCAGCTTCGGCGGCGGCTCGGCCGCTCCGCCGGGGGTCGTACCCGGC harbors:
- a CDS encoding shikimate dehydrogenase — its product is MHRRRAAVLGSPIEHSLSPVLHRAAYQELGLGEWSYDRFEIDEAALPGFIAQLGPEWAGLSLTMPLKRAIIPLLDEISDTAASVETVNTVVFTEDGRKIGDNTDIPGLLAALSEQGVEKVESAAILGAGATASSALAALARVCTGEVTVYVRSEARAAEMRAWGDRLGVDVRTADWSRAAEGLAAPLVIATTPAGATDELAASVPAAAGTLFDVLYDPWPTPLAAAWTQRGGKLLGGLDLLVHQAVLQVELMTGCPTAPLGAMRAAGEAALRARH
- the aroC gene encoding chorismate synthase, with product MSRLRWLTAGESHGPALVATLEGLPAGVPVTTELVADHLARRRLGYGRGARMKFEQDEVTFLGGVRHGLSLGSPVAVMVGNSEWPKWETVMSADPVDPSLLKDTGRNAPLTRPRPGHADLAGMQKYGFDEARPILERASARETAARVALGAVARSFLKEVAGIEIVSHVVELAAAKAPYGVYPTPADVEKLDADPVRCLDADASKAMVAEIDQAHKDGDTLGGVVEVLAYGVPVGLGSHVHWDRRLDARLAAALMGIQAIKGVEVGDGFDLARVPGSQAHDEIVNTPEGIKRTSGRSGGTEGGLTTGELLRVRAAMKPIATVPKALATVDVATGEATVAHHQRSDVCAVPAAGIVAEAMVALVLADAVVEKFGGDSVPETRRNVRSYLDNLQIR
- a CDS encoding shikimate kinase, whose product is MGSGKSTVGELIAQRLGVTYRDTDADIVAAQGREISDIFVDAGEPYFRELEREAVAAAIAGHQGVLALGGGAVLDDKTRELLTGLPVAYLSMDVEEAVKRVGLGAARPLLAVNPRRQWREMMDARRPLYTEVARVVVATDERTPEEVAQAVLDALELKNA
- the aroB gene encoding 3-dehydroquinate synthase, with protein sequence MTDKVTRIQVGASAGHDAYEVRVGRQLLGELGSLIGTKAQRVAVIHPEALASTGEALRDDLAAQGYEAVAIQVPNAEEAKTAEVAAYCWKALGQSGFTRSDVIVGVGGGSTTDLAGFVAASWLRGVRWIAVPTTILAMVDAAVGGKTGINTAEGKNLVGAFHPPAGVLCDLAALESLPVNDYVSGLAEIIKAGFISDPVILDLIEADPEAARTPAGPHTAELICRSIQVKADVVSSDLKEAGLREILNYGHTLAHAIEKNERYKWRHGAAVSVGMVFAAELGRLAGRLDDATADRHKAVLASVGLPLTYRGDQWPKLLETMKLDKKSRGDLLRFIVLDGLAKPTVLEGPDPAVLVAAFGEVTA
- a CDS encoding AAA family ATPase, translating into MQQGVGGGGWEPPGSQHPAAPPHPPVPPVAGWPAPPVPSGHAAPLASPGPPDGFTGHVPLPPVAPGTGGATLAVLLIGPAGAGKTTVARHWAGTRPVPTAHISLDDVREWVCSGFADPQAGWNDHSEAQYRLARRTCGFAARNFLANGISCILDDAVFPDRPVVGLGGWKRHVGPALLPVVLLPGLEIVLERNAARSGNRRLSDEEVARIHGRMAGWYGSGLPIIDNSHLDVEGTARALDETLARAISQPAY
- a CDS encoding aminopeptidase P family protein, which codes for MSDVYAARRGLLRDRCAAAGNAAALITRPANVRYLSGASPLGAVLLLGPGGEDMLFCAGQPTGEADEGRLDENLRLSVLAGPGADPAVAAADAAFAARAESLAVEEHHLTVGRHRALGSVAPGLRLADLGTAVEQQRLVKDEEEIACLRIAAEIADQALGELLESILVGRTERHLALELERRLVDHGADGPAFPTSVGTGPHSGRSRHRPSDRRVEEGDFLSVCLGANYRGYRCEIGRTFVIGTTPADWQIELYELVFAAQRAGREALLPGAAYRDVDHAARSVLDSAGHGEALAAWTGHGVGLEIDEDPQLAPTAMGKLDACVPVTVEPGVHLPGRGGVRIDDTLVVRPEADGGPELLTITTKELLAL
- the efp gene encoding elongation factor P, which codes for MASTNDLKNGMVLKLDGGQLWSVVEFQHVKPGKGPAFVRTKLKSVMSGKVVDKTFNAGTKVETATIDRRDMQFSYMDGEYFVFMDMEDFDQLMVDKKAVGDAANFLIEGFTASVARHEGEVLYVELPAAVELTIEHTDPGVQGDRSTGGTKPATLETGHEIQVPLFINTGEKIKVDTRTSDYLGRVNS
- the nusB gene encoding transcription antitermination factor NusB, producing MAARSNARKRAFQILFEADQRGVSVREVLADWVRHSRSDTDRQPAVNEFTMELVEGYADKVDRIDDLIATYAVDWDLDRMPVVDRNIVRLGAYELIWVDGTPDAVAIDEAVQLAKEFSTDESPSFVNGLLGRFKDLKPKLRRSES
- the bldD gene encoding transcriptional regulator BldD, whose protein sequence is MSSEYAKQLGAKLRAIRTQQGLSLHGVEEKSQGRWKAVVVGSYERGDRAVTVQRLAELADFYGVPVQELLPGTTPGGAAEPPPKLRLDLERLAHVPAEKAGPLQRYAATIQSQRGDYNGKVLSIRQDDLRTLAVIYDQSPSVLTEQLISWGVLDADARRAVAHEDI